One part of the Candidatus Hydrogenedens sp. genome encodes these proteins:
- a CDS encoding flagellar basal body P-ring protein FlgI: protein MVAKRVFLYFVALIFLFPMFADSARIRDLCEVQGARGNILKGIGLVVGLAGTGDSVGVTRLAQRQMLDRLGITVSNLKDLTPKNSAIVMVTAEIPPFAKEGTRIDVKIDTLGDCKSLEGGMLLETYLRGPGLGDTVYAVAQGPVSIGGFNAEKGGGGGTAVRKNHPTSGRIPLGAYVEREVPSTITDGERIVLLLKQPEFNTADRIRQAIENQFGENVALAMGGGSVRVTVPESYHNDLTGFIARIENIEVTTNPPAKIVINERTGTIVIGGDVVVKPCQVAHGNMTIKITSTPQVTPATPFTESQAVVTETTAMEVKESEAYLMPISGTSAGEVAEALNRLKVTPRDMISIFQALKEAGALDAELEIM, encoded by the coding sequence ATGGTTGCAAAAAGAGTATTTTTATATTTCGTTGCTTTGATATTTCTTTTCCCCATGTTTGCGGATTCAGCACGGATACGCGATTTGTGTGAGGTTCAGGGTGCTCGTGGAAATATATTAAAAGGAATAGGTCTGGTTGTAGGACTTGCAGGTACCGGCGACAGTGTTGGGGTTACGCGTCTTGCTCAGCGTCAGATGTTAGACCGTTTGGGAATTACCGTCAGTAATTTAAAAGATTTGACGCCCAAAAATTCTGCAATAGTTATGGTAACTGCAGAAATTCCACCGTTTGCTAAAGAAGGGACACGAATTGATGTTAAAATAGATACATTAGGGGATTGCAAGAGTTTGGAAGGGGGAATGCTTCTGGAAACTTATTTACGAGGACCCGGATTAGGAGATACCGTATATGCTGTGGCACAGGGACCTGTTTCTATAGGCGGGTTTAATGCAGAAAAAGGAGGTGGTGGAGGCACTGCTGTCCGAAAAAATCATCCTACATCAGGACGAATACCTTTAGGGGCGTATGTAGAACGAGAAGTTCCCTCTACCATTACCGATGGGGAGAGGATAGTCCTTTTATTGAAACAACCTGAATTTAATACAGCCGATAGGATTCGTCAGGCTATTGAAAATCAATTTGGTGAGAATGTGGCTCTTGCAATGGGTGGGGGGTCCGTTCGAGTTACTGTTCCGGAGTCTTACCATAACGACCTAACCGGTTTTATTGCGCGGATAGAGAATATAGAGGTTACTACAAATCCACCTGCGAAAATTGTGATTAATGAACGGACAGGAACCATTGTAATCGGTGGAGATGTGGTTGTGAAGCCCTGTCAGGTGGCTCATGGGAATATGACAATTAAAATTACTTCTACTCCTCAGGTTACACCGGCGACCCCTTTCACCGAAAGTCAAGCGGTTGTTACAGAGACTACTGCTATGGAAGTTAAGGAATCAGAGGCTTATCTTATGCCTATTTCGGGGACTTCTGCAGGTGAGGTTGCAGAGGCTTTAAACCGATTAAAGGTTACTCCCCGAGATATGATTTCTATTTTTCAGGCTTTGA
- a CDS encoding flagellar basal body L-ring protein FlgH: MKNKRYLFIMYLSFFLCFLSQSYGDSLFTPEAQRSGTLISEKGTRFQPGDIITILVREKISASTTADTNTKKESDVESKANEKDNNFLIADKPDGLGLINSDLLPNWKIEAENETKARGKTTRTSTLTTTIACTVTQVYPNGNLKIEGEKRVTVNREDSLLTVSGVVRSKDVAPDNTVLSTQVANAQVQLKGKGDLWNNQRRGIITKILDWFSPF; encoded by the coding sequence ATGAAAAATAAAAGATACCTATTTATTATGTATTTAAGTTTTTTCCTTTGTTTTTTATCCCAGTCTTATGGAGATAGCCTTTTTACCCCCGAAGCACAGCGTTCTGGGACATTAATATCGGAAAAAGGAACCCGTTTCCAGCCCGGGGATATTATCACAATACTTGTTCGTGAAAAGATTTCGGCAAGCACAACAGCAGACACGAATACAAAGAAAGAGTCGGATGTCGAGAGCAAAGCGAATGAGAAGGATAACAACTTTCTAATAGCGGATAAACCAGATGGTTTAGGTTTAATAAACTCAGACTTATTACCCAATTGGAAGATTGAAGCAGAAAACGAGACAAAAGCAAGGGGGAAAACAACCCGCACAAGCACATTAACCACAACCATAGCCTGCACAGTAACGCAGGTTTATCCCAATGGAAACTTAAAAATAGAAGGAGAAAAACGCGTAACGGTTAATCGGGAGGATTCTCTACTGACAGTTAGTGGAGTTGTTCGCTCAAAGGATGTCGCTCCAGATAACACAGTATTATCCACTCAGGTGGCAAATGCTCAGGTTCAGCTCAAAGGTAAAGGTGACCTGTGGAACAATCAACGGCGTGGAATTATTACAAAGATTTTAGATTGGTTTTCACCATTCTAA
- the flgA gene encoding flagellar basal body P-ring formation chaperone FlgA → MTMGSSKICVTKFNKVVLLYFVILLLHIGGYSQNMSIKSEAEISGDKVMLNDVLDGVDTEFVNDIPLIPAPKPGYARVIPNKLVFSKLKQIGVNTENLSMDEKGKTVVKRATAVISKDVLVESLRYYIQQQMPWEISHTQIEIYPPTEDLALPEGDVEITWKANNSYRYLGTGIFRGIVRIEGKVQKTIICRVTIETEGMLVVAVRDIPRGKIITEEDISVRQITLSRNTGSPIWDLYSVVGMSAKKFIPSGSSIQLEDIESPVIVKRNQIVPVEYKQGNILISAKVKVLSDARIGERVRCMYLDSEQQFEATVQSDGTVKVE, encoded by the coding sequence ATGACAATGGGGTCATCGAAAATATGTGTTACCAAATTTAACAAAGTTGTTTTGTTGTATTTCGTGATTTTGTTATTACATATCGGGGGATATTCCCAAAATATGTCTATTAAATCGGAGGCAGAAATTTCGGGTGATAAAGTGATGTTAAACGATGTTTTAGATGGTGTCGATACCGAGTTTGTAAATGATATTCCATTAATACCTGCACCGAAACCGGGGTATGCACGGGTTATCCCTAACAAGCTGGTATTCTCCAAACTGAAACAAATCGGTGTTAATACAGAAAATTTGAGCATGGATGAAAAAGGTAAAACTGTGGTAAAACGGGCTACCGCAGTTATATCAAAAGATGTACTTGTGGAGTCACTACGCTATTATATTCAACAACAAATGCCCTGGGAAATAAGTCATACGCAAATAGAGATATATCCTCCGACAGAAGATTTAGCCTTACCTGAAGGAGATGTAGAAATAACATGGAAAGCCAATAATTCCTATCGTTATTTGGGAACAGGTATTTTTCGGGGAATTGTTCGTATAGAGGGAAAGGTTCAGAAGACTATTATTTGCAGGGTTACTATTGAAACAGAAGGTATGCTCGTAGTTGCGGTTCGTGATATTCCACGCGGGAAAATAATTACAGAAGAGGATATATCTGTTCGCCAAATAACACTTTCGCGGAATACAGGGTCTCCTATCTGGGACTTGTATTCTGTTGTTGGGATGTCAGCCAAAAAATTTATTCCTTCGGGTTCCAGTATTCAACTGGAAGATATAGAATCACCTGTAATTGTAAAGCGAAATCAAATCGTTCCTGTGGAATATAAACAAGGGAATATTTTGATTTCAGCTAAAGTAAAAGTTTTATCGGATGCCCGAATAGGCGAACGGGTTCGATGTATGTATTTAGATTCTGAACAGCAATTTGAAGCAACGGTTCAATCGGATGGAACTGTTAAAGTGGAGTAA